A section of the Kribbella sp. HUAS MG21 genome encodes:
- a CDS encoding ABC transporter substrate-binding protein, giving the protein MQWKRITAVAATVMLAVAACGSPSSNSGNNSGGEGNLGSAQEKATDPTAKGPAPEVEGAKKGGTVTVLSDVTPDTFDPTNIYYVDGNQIAKLYFRALTQYRLDGPDHKPVLVPDLAEDLGTKSADGLTWTFKLKQGIKYHDGTPVKAQDFAYAIKRSFAHDLYDAGPTYQQQFFLDGDKYKGPYGAGGANYKGVETPDDHTLVIKLAKKFDDLPYYAAFPMFTPIPQAKDTQKNYEQKPMATGPYMVQSYTPGTQLKLVKNPHWDPNTDPVRHQYPDAWDFKFAQDTIKAQRTVLASSGPDANALNYSNLDVSLIPEVKDQSQLVKGPGPCTNMYTMDTRKIPLEVRKLIAKAYPYDSWRKVAGLVPDTDIPASTILPPAVPGFEKYELPGLTGKGKGAEDDAVAKEVKDELAKLGKANFELSWYYSIDDKISTQATQLRKQVYEKAGFKVKAIGVPKAKIRTFTGDQDAPVNIGKTPAGWCSDWPSGSSWYPVLFRSDAIALGNSVGQLQDKALDAQIDAIAAKTPDEQLKEWMKLDKEIMEKHLPVLPLYYSATNSPVGKNIGHAINDMTQGMPEFTSIYLKQP; this is encoded by the coding sequence ATGCAGTGGAAACGGATCACCGCGGTCGCGGCAACGGTCATGCTGGCCGTCGCGGCCTGTGGCAGCCCGTCCTCGAACAGCGGGAACAACAGTGGTGGGGAGGGCAACCTGGGAAGTGCCCAGGAGAAGGCGACCGACCCCACTGCGAAGGGCCCGGCACCGGAGGTCGAAGGAGCCAAGAAGGGCGGCACCGTCACGGTCCTGTCCGACGTCACTCCGGACACCTTCGACCCGACGAACATCTACTACGTCGACGGTAACCAGATCGCCAAGCTGTACTTCCGGGCGCTGACCCAGTACCGCCTGGACGGCCCGGACCACAAGCCGGTCCTGGTTCCGGACCTCGCCGAGGACCTCGGTACGAAGTCCGCGGACGGCCTCACCTGGACGTTCAAGCTGAAGCAGGGCATCAAGTACCACGACGGCACCCCGGTCAAGGCCCAGGACTTCGCGTACGCGATCAAGCGGTCCTTCGCGCACGACCTGTACGACGCCGGACCGACGTACCAGCAGCAGTTCTTCCTGGACGGCGACAAGTACAAGGGCCCGTACGGCGCCGGCGGCGCCAACTACAAGGGCGTCGAGACGCCGGACGACCACACCCTGGTCATCAAGCTGGCGAAGAAGTTCGACGACCTGCCGTACTACGCCGCCTTCCCGATGTTCACGCCGATCCCGCAGGCGAAGGACACCCAGAAGAACTACGAGCAGAAGCCGATGGCGACCGGTCCGTACATGGTCCAGTCGTACACCCCGGGCACGCAGCTCAAGCTGGTGAAGAACCCGCACTGGGACCCGAACACCGACCCGGTGCGGCACCAGTACCCGGACGCCTGGGACTTCAAGTTCGCCCAGGACACCATCAAGGCGCAGCGCACCGTGCTCGCCAGCTCCGGCCCGGACGCGAACGCGCTGAACTACAGCAACCTGGACGTCTCGCTGATCCCCGAGGTCAAGGACCAGAGCCAGCTCGTCAAGGGCCCGGGCCCGTGCACGAACATGTACACGATGGACACCCGGAAGATTCCGTTGGAGGTCCGCAAGCTGATCGCCAAGGCGTACCCGTACGACTCGTGGCGCAAGGTCGCCGGCCTGGTGCCGGACACGGACATCCCGGCGTCGACGATCCTGCCGCCGGCCGTCCCGGGCTTCGAGAAGTACGAGCTGCCGGGCCTGACCGGTAAGGGCAAGGGCGCCGAGGACGACGCGGTCGCCAAGGAGGTCAAGGACGAGCTGGCCAAGCTGGGCAAGGCGAACTTCGAGCTCAGCTGGTACTACTCGATCGACGACAAGATCTCGACCCAGGCGACGCAGCTGCGCAAGCAGGTCTACGAGAAGGCCGGCTTCAAGGTCAAGGCCATCGGTGTCCCGAAGGCCAAGATCCGCACCTTCACCGGTGACCAGGACGCGCCGGTCAACATCGGCAAGACCCCGGCCGGCTGGTGCTCCGACTGGCCGAGCGGCTCGAGCTGGTACCCGGTGCTGTTCCGCTCCGACGCGATCGCCCTGGGCAACAGCGTCGGCCAGCTGCAGGACAAGGCCCTCGACGCCCAGATCGACGCGATCGCGGCCAAGACTCCGGACGAGCAGCTGAAGGAGTGGATGAAGCTCGACAAGGAGATCATGGAGAAGCACCTCCCGGTCCTGCCGCTGTACTACTCGGCGACGAACTCGCCGG
- a CDS encoding ABC transporter permease: MSIGSPDSTVGVEEHPASAEPARSAATPHGKSPSRIAFDRLRKDKVAVVCASVVLFFILIAVLAPLLAKLEGQDISTFNTDQLDEYGYPLIGPTADHWFGIEPKTGRDNFARWVYGAQPSLIIAFVATVVGTTVGVVMGLLAGFLGGWVDRVISWLIDFVLSLPLLLFAIAIVPIVESMRGGSFNLSPEQQADIRFQVLIFVLAFFGWAGLARIIRGEVLSLREREFVLAAKAIGVPTHQVLFKELLPNLVAPIVISASLSLPAYVTAEAGLSFLGVGLVEPKPSWGQTIAVATNWFKADPLYLWLPVVGITALVLALALLGDAIRDAFDPKTRR, from the coding sequence TTGAGTATTGGGTCGCCCGACTCGACCGTAGGGGTCGAAGAACACCCGGCGTCGGCCGAGCCGGCCCGTTCCGCCGCCACTCCGCACGGTAAGTCGCCGAGCCGGATCGCCTTCGACCGGTTGCGCAAGGACAAGGTCGCGGTGGTCTGCGCCTCGGTCGTGCTGTTCTTCATCCTGATCGCCGTGCTGGCGCCGCTGCTGGCCAAGCTCGAGGGCCAGGACATCTCGACCTTCAACACCGACCAGCTCGACGAGTACGGCTACCCGTTGATCGGCCCGACCGCCGACCACTGGTTCGGCATCGAGCCGAAGACCGGCCGGGACAACTTCGCCCGCTGGGTGTACGGCGCGCAGCCGTCGCTGATCATCGCGTTCGTGGCCACGGTCGTGGGCACCACGGTCGGGGTCGTGATGGGCCTGCTGGCCGGCTTCCTCGGCGGCTGGGTGGACCGGGTCATCTCCTGGCTGATCGACTTCGTGCTGAGCCTGCCGCTGCTGCTGTTCGCGATCGCGATCGTGCCGATCGTCGAGTCGATGCGCGGCGGTTCGTTCAACCTGAGCCCCGAGCAGCAGGCGGACATCCGGTTCCAGGTGCTGATCTTCGTGCTCGCGTTCTTCGGCTGGGCCGGCCTCGCCCGGATCATCCGGGGCGAGGTGCTCTCGCTGCGCGAGCGGGAGTTCGTGCTCGCCGCCAAGGCGATCGGCGTGCCGACCCACCAGGTGCTGTTCAAGGAGCTGCTGCCGAACCTGGTGGCCCCGATCGTGATCTCCGCCTCGCTGTCGCTGCCCGCGTACGTGACCGCGGAGGCCGGACTGTCGTTCCTCGGCGTCGGACTGGTCGAACCGAAGCCCTCGTGGGGCCAGACGATCGCCGTCGCCACCAACTGGTTCAAGGCCGACCCGCTCTACCTCTGGCTGCCGGTCGTCGGGATCACCGCTCTGGTGCTCGCCCTGGCCCTGCTCGGAGACGCGATCCGGGACGCCTTCGACCCCAAGACTCGCCGGTAG
- the gcvT gene encoding glycine cleavage system aminomethyltransferase GcvT encodes MTQAPELKKSPLHERHVALGAKFAEFGGWEMPLEYGGVVAEHTAVRTSVGVFDVSHLGKATVKGPGAAAYVNACLTNDLGKIGPGQAQYTLCCNERGGVVDDLIAYLHADDDVFLIPNAANTAEVVRLLQAEAPDGVEVTNVHDDYAILAVQGANSDEVVSAIGLPTGHDYMSFATADVDGTPVVVCRTGYTGERGYELVVPNAAAVAVFDALLRAGEPYGIVPAGLGARDTLRTEMGYPLHGQDISPDITPVQARSGWAVGWKKEHFWGDAALRAEKERGAARILRGLRAAGRGIPRPHMTVLGESGTALGEVTSGTFSPTLKKGIALALLDATVQEGDQVVVDIRGRQEVFDVVKPPFVTVHVR; translated from the coding sequence ATGACCCAGGCACCTGAGCTGAAGAAGTCCCCGCTGCACGAGCGCCACGTCGCGCTCGGTGCCAAGTTCGCCGAGTTCGGCGGCTGGGAGATGCCGCTGGAGTACGGCGGTGTCGTGGCCGAGCACACGGCGGTCCGTACGTCGGTGGGCGTCTTCGACGTGAGTCATCTCGGGAAGGCGACCGTGAAGGGCCCGGGTGCCGCGGCCTACGTGAACGCCTGCCTGACCAACGACCTCGGCAAGATCGGGCCGGGCCAGGCGCAGTACACGCTGTGCTGCAACGAGCGCGGGGGAGTGGTCGACGACCTGATCGCCTACCTGCACGCCGACGACGACGTCTTCCTGATCCCGAACGCGGCGAACACCGCCGAGGTGGTCCGGTTGCTCCAGGCCGAAGCCCCCGACGGTGTCGAGGTCACGAACGTCCACGACGACTACGCGATCCTCGCGGTCCAGGGCGCGAACAGCGACGAGGTGGTGTCCGCGATCGGCCTGCCGACCGGGCACGACTACATGTCGTTCGCCACCGCCGACGTCGACGGTACGCCGGTCGTCGTCTGCCGGACCGGCTACACGGGCGAGCGCGGCTACGAGCTCGTCGTACCGAACGCGGCCGCGGTGGCGGTCTTCGACGCGCTGCTGCGGGCCGGCGAGCCGTACGGCATCGTCCCGGCCGGGCTGGGCGCCCGGGACACATTGCGGACCGAGATGGGGTACCCGCTGCACGGCCAGGACATCTCCCCGGACATCACGCCGGTGCAGGCGCGGTCCGGCTGGGCCGTCGGGTGGAAGAAGGAGCACTTCTGGGGCGACGCGGCGCTGCGTGCCGAGAAGGAGCGCGGTGCGGCCCGGATCCTGCGCGGCCTGCGCGCCGCCGGGCGGGGTATTCCGCGGCCGCACATGACCGTTCTGGGGGAATCCGGCACGGCGCTGGGCGAAGTCACCTCGGGGACGTTCTCGCCGACCCTGAAGAAAGGCATCGCGCTGGCGCTGCTCGACGCGACCGTGCAAGAAGGCGACCAGGTGGTCGTCGACATCCGCGGCCGCCAGGAGGTCTTCGACGTGGTGAAACCACCGTTCGTGACGGTTCATGTCCGGTGA
- a CDS encoding leucyl aminopeptidase has translation MTTITLSKSDAAGVKTDAVVIGVVKLGGGIALPAGTESLNAAYGGQLVEVLSGLGATGKTGEVTKVPGPRPGKSATLIAVGLGAAPDGELKTEDLRAAAGAGVRAAKTSQSVAFALPTPDAECVRAVTEGALLGRYAFTAYKSSSAGNEDDVPGNLTVLTDLARNKDAKAALERGQVTAEAVAQVRDWVNTPPSDLHPAEFAADAVKLGKEYGVKVEVLDEKALAKGGYGGILGVGQGSTNPPRLVRLSYTPRKPVTHLAFVGKGITFDSGGLSLKTSTGMVSMKSDMAGAAAVIGATIAIARLGLPVQVTTYAAMAENMPSGSAARPSDVLTMYGGKTVEVLNTDAEGRLVLGDALVRACEDAPDLIVDVATLTGACVVALGTKVAGAFGNTDSARDRVVDAAVAAGEAMWPLPVPAEMLEKLKSHSKVADLANITGEPWGGALAAAAFLGDFVAEGIDWVHLDVAGPAFNDGGASGYTPNGGTGYAVRTLVELAASAS, from the coding sequence GTGACCACCATCACCCTGAGCAAGTCCGATGCCGCCGGCGTCAAGACCGACGCCGTGGTCATCGGCGTGGTCAAACTCGGCGGCGGCATCGCTCTGCCGGCCGGCACCGAGTCGCTGAACGCCGCGTACGGCGGGCAGCTGGTGGAGGTGCTGTCCGGACTCGGCGCCACCGGCAAGACGGGCGAGGTGACGAAGGTCCCGGGGCCCCGTCCGGGCAAGTCCGCGACGCTGATCGCGGTCGGTCTCGGCGCGGCCCCCGACGGCGAGCTGAAGACCGAGGACCTGCGGGCCGCGGCGGGCGCCGGGGTCCGGGCCGCGAAGACGTCGCAGTCGGTCGCGTTCGCGCTGCCGACGCCCGACGCCGAGTGCGTGCGCGCGGTGACCGAGGGCGCGTTGCTGGGCCGCTACGCGTTCACGGCGTACAAGTCCTCGTCCGCGGGCAACGAAGACGACGTACCGGGGAACCTCACCGTCCTCACCGACCTCGCCCGGAACAAGGACGCCAAGGCCGCGCTCGAGCGCGGCCAGGTGACCGCCGAGGCCGTCGCGCAGGTGCGCGACTGGGTGAACACGCCGCCGTCGGACCTGCACCCGGCGGAGTTCGCGGCCGACGCGGTCAAGCTCGGCAAGGAGTACGGCGTCAAGGTCGAGGTCCTCGACGAGAAGGCGCTCGCGAAGGGCGGGTACGGCGGCATCCTCGGCGTCGGCCAGGGCTCGACGAACCCGCCGCGGCTGGTCCGGCTGAGCTACACGCCTCGCAAGCCGGTGACGCACCTGGCGTTCGTCGGCAAGGGCATCACGTTCGACTCCGGCGGCCTGTCGCTGAAGACGTCGACCGGCATGGTGAGCATGAAGTCCGACATGGCCGGCGCGGCCGCGGTGATCGGGGCGACGATCGCGATCGCGCGGCTCGGGCTGCCGGTGCAGGTGACGACGTACGCCGCGATGGCCGAGAACATGCCGTCCGGTTCGGCGGCCCGGCCCTCCGACGTGCTGACCATGTACGGCGGCAAGACCGTCGAGGTGCTGAACACCGACGCCGAGGGCCGGCTGGTGCTCGGCGACGCGCTGGTCCGGGCCTGCGAGGACGCGCCCGACCTGATCGTCGACGTGGCCACCCTGACCGGCGCCTGTGTCGTTGCTCTCGGCACCAAGGTGGCCGGCGCGTTCGGGAACACCGACAGCGCCCGCGACCGGGTGGTCGACGCGGCCGTCGCGGCCGGTGAGGCGATGTGGCCGCTGCCGGTGCCGGCCGAGATGCTGGAGAAGCTGAAGTCGCACTCGAAGGTCGCCGACCTGGCCAACATCACCGGCGAGCCGTGGGGCGGCGCGCTCGCGGCGGCCGCCTTCCTCGGCGACTTCGTTGCCGAGGGCATCGACTGGGTGCACCTGGACGTGGCGGGCCCGGCGTTCAACGACGGCGGCGCCTCGGGTTACACCCCGAACGGCGGCACCGGGTACGCGGTCCGCACGCTCGTGGAGCTCGCCGCCTCCGCGAGCTGA
- the lpdA gene encoding dihydrolipoyl dehydrogenase, whose product MTDTSTGSGTTYDLVILGGGSGGYAAGLRAATLGLSVALVEKDKVGGTCLHRGCIPTKALLHAAEVADSAREGEQFGVRTTLEGVDMGGVNKYKDGVVDRLFKGLQGQLKARGITVIEGEGRLTSPTTVQVGDTTYTGRNVILASGSYSRSLPGLELDGHRVIASEHALTLDRVPESAVVLGGGVIGVEFASAWTSFGTRVTIVEALPRLVPAEDADCSKTLERAFRKRKIAFKTGTPFESVSVVDSGVQVTVAGGEVIEAEVLLVAVGRGPNTAGLGYEEVGVALDRGFVTVDSTLQTSVPGVYAVGDIVPGLQLAHRGFQQGIFVAEHLAGLAPTPIDEAGIPRVTYSEPEVASVGLTEEQARAKYGDVDVLNYNLGGNGKSQILKTAGFVKLVRARDGAVVGLHMVGSRVGELIGEAQLIYNWEAYPADVAPLVHAHPTQNEALGEAHLALAGKPLHFHD is encoded by the coding sequence GTGACTGACACCTCGACTGGCAGTGGTACGACGTACGACCTGGTGATTCTCGGCGGCGGCAGCGGTGGCTACGCCGCCGGACTGCGCGCGGCGACCCTCGGGCTGTCCGTGGCGCTCGTCGAGAAGGACAAGGTCGGCGGGACCTGTCTGCACCGCGGCTGCATCCCGACCAAGGCGCTGCTGCACGCGGCCGAGGTCGCGGACTCGGCGCGCGAGGGTGAGCAGTTCGGGGTCCGGACGACGCTCGAGGGCGTCGACATGGGCGGCGTGAACAAGTACAAGGACGGCGTCGTCGACCGGCTCTTCAAGGGCCTGCAGGGTCAGCTGAAGGCCCGCGGCATCACCGTGATCGAGGGCGAGGGGCGGCTGACCTCGCCCACCACGGTCCAGGTCGGCGACACGACGTACACCGGCCGGAACGTCATCCTCGCCTCCGGTTCGTACTCGCGGTCGCTGCCCGGCCTCGAGCTCGACGGGCACCGGGTGATCGCGAGCGAGCACGCGCTGACGCTGGACCGGGTGCCGGAGTCGGCCGTCGTCCTGGGCGGCGGCGTGATCGGGGTCGAGTTCGCGTCCGCGTGGACCTCGTTCGGCACCCGCGTGACGATCGTCGAGGCGCTGCCGCGGCTCGTCCCGGCCGAGGACGCGGACTGCTCGAAGACGCTGGAGCGCGCGTTCCGGAAGCGGAAGATCGCCTTCAAGACAGGTACGCCGTTCGAGTCGGTCTCTGTTGTCGACTCCGGGGTACAGGTGACCGTCGCCGGCGGTGAGGTGATCGAGGCGGAGGTCCTGCTCGTCGCGGTCGGCCGCGGGCCGAACACCGCCGGCCTCGGCTACGAGGAGGTCGGCGTCGCGCTCGACCGCGGGTTCGTCACCGTGGACTCGACGCTGCAGACCAGCGTGCCGGGCGTCTACGCGGTCGGCGACATCGTGCCGGGACTGCAGCTCGCGCACCGCGGGTTCCAGCAGGGCATCTTCGTCGCCGAGCACCTCGCGGGCCTGGCGCCGACGCCGATCGACGAGGCCGGCATCCCGCGCGTCACGTACTCCGAGCCGGAGGTCGCGTCGGTCGGGCTGACCGAGGAGCAGGCGCGGGCGAAGTACGGCGATGTGGACGTCTTGAACTACAACCTGGGCGGCAACGGCAAGTCGCAGATCCTGAAGACGGCCGGCTTCGTGAAGCTGGTGCGGGCGCGCGACGGCGCGGTGGTGGGGCTGCACATGGTCGGCTCGCGTGTCGGCGAGCTGATCGGCGAGGCCCAGCTGATCTACAACTGGGAGGCGTACCCGGCCGACGTCGCGCCGCTCGTGCACGCCCACCCCACCCAGAACGAGGCCCTCGGCGAGGCCCACCTCGCCCTGGCCGGGAAACCTTTGCACTTCCATGACTAA
- the sucB gene encoding 2-oxoglutarate dehydrogenase, E2 component, dihydrolipoamide succinyltransferase, whose product MPTSVSLPALGESVTEGTVTRWLKQVGDTVAVDEPLLEVSTDKVDTEIPSPVAGTLLEIKAAEDETVEVGAELAVIGDAGEASSTPAAPTESAPAAAESAPAADAAPAESAPAEPTPAPAPAPTQAAPQPSAAAADSTQAESPAAEANAPQATSGTPVTLPALGESVTEGTVTRWLKQVGDDVAVDEPLLEVSTDKVDTEIPSPVAGKLLEIKVAEDETVEVGAELAVVGSGNAAPTSSSAPAAPAESAPAAQSAPAPAPAAPAPAPAAQAPAAAPAPQSAPAQAPAPQAAPAAQAPAPQAAPAAQAPAPQAAPAPQSAPAAAPTATQAPAATQAPAASPNGAATEGPNYVTPLVRKLAAEHQVDLNAVQGTGVGGRIRKQDVIAAAEAQKAAAAAPAPAAQTAAPAAAAKAPAVSPLRGTTEKMSRIRKAIATHMVNSLKVSAQLTTVVEVDVTEIAKLRNAKKAEFEAREGVKLSFLPFFALAAVDALKQYPKLNASIDEEKGEITYHAAEHLGIAVDVERGLMVPVVHNAGDLNIAGLATKIADLADRTRNNKVLPDEMAGGTFTITNTGSRGALFDTPILNQPQVGMLGTGAVVKRPVVITHPELGETIAIRQMVYLALTYDHRLVDGADAARYLTAVKQRLEEAQFDV is encoded by the coding sequence ATGCCGACCTCTGTATCCCTGCCGGCCCTCGGGGAGAGCGTCACCGAAGGAACCGTCACCCGCTGGCTCAAGCAGGTCGGCGACACGGTTGCCGTCGACGAGCCCCTGCTGGAGGTGTCGACCGACAAGGTGGACACCGAGATCCCGAGCCCCGTCGCCGGCACCCTGCTGGAGATCAAGGCAGCCGAGGACGAGACCGTCGAGGTCGGCGCCGAACTAGCCGTCATCGGCGACGCCGGCGAAGCCTCCTCCACCCCCGCCGCCCCAACCGAGTCAGCTCCGGCCGCCGCCGAGTCGGCACCGGCCGCCGACGCCGCACCGGCTGAATCGGCTCCGGCTGAGCCCACCCCGGCCCCTGCCCCTGCCCCAACGCAGGCTGCACCTCAGCCTTCCGCAGCCGCCGCTGACTCGACCCAGGCCGAGTCCCCGGCCGCCGAGGCAAACGCGCCCCAGGCAACCTCCGGCACCCCGGTAACCCTCCCGGCCCTCGGCGAAAGCGTGACCGAAGGAACCGTCACCCGCTGGCTCAAGCAGGTAGGCGACGACGTAGCAGTCGACGAACCCCTCCTCGAGGTCTCCACCGACAAGGTAGACACCGAGATCCCCAGCCCGGTCGCCGGCAAACTCCTGGAAATCAAGGTCGCCGAGGACGAGACAGTAGAGGTAGGCGCCGAACTAGCCGTCGTAGGCTCCGGCAACGCCGCCCCCACCTCCTCCTCCGCTCCGGCAGCCCCAGCCGAGTCCGCCCCGGCAGCCCAGTCCGCCCCGGCCCCGGCTCCGGCCGCCCCGGCCCCGGCTCCGGCCGCCCAGGCTCCGGCCGCCGCCCCCGCCCCGCAGTCCGCACCGGCTCAGGCCCCGGCCCCCCAGGCCGCCCCCGCCGCCCAGGCCCCGGCTCCGCAGGCTGCTCCCGCCGCCCAGGCCCCGGCCCCGCAGGCTGCTCCCGCCCCGCAGTCCGCTCCCGCCGCCGCTCCGACCGCAACGCAGGCCCCGGCAGCGACGCAGGCCCCGGCCGCCTCGCCGAACGGCGCCGCCACCGAAGGCCCGAACTACGTCACCCCGCTGGTCCGCAAGCTAGCCGCGGAGCACCAAGTCGACCTGAACGCCGTACAGGGCACCGGTGTCGGCGGCCGGATCCGCAAGCAGGACGTCATCGCCGCCGCCGAGGCCCAGAAGGCCGCCGCGGCTGCCCCTGCCCCGGCAGCCCAGACCGCGGCCCCGGCCGCCGCCGCGAAGGCCCCGGCCGTCAGCCCGCTGCGCGGTACGACCGAGAAGATGAGCCGGATCCGCAAGGCGATCGCGACCCACATGGTCAACAGCCTCAAGGTCTCGGCGCAGCTGACCACGGTCGTCGAGGTCGACGTCACCGAGATCGCCAAGCTGCGGAACGCGAAGAAGGCGGAGTTCGAGGCCCGGGAGGGCGTCAAGCTGTCGTTCCTGCCGTTCTTCGCGCTCGCCGCGGTCGACGCGCTGAAGCAGTACCCGAAGCTGAACGCGTCGATCGACGAGGAGAAGGGCGAGATCACGTACCACGCGGCCGAGCACCTCGGCATCGCGGTGGACGTCGAGCGCGGCCTGATGGTCCCGGTCGTGCACAACGCCGGCGACCTGAACATCGCCGGCCTGGCGACGAAGATCGCCGACCTCGCCGACCGCACCCGCAACAACAAGGTGCTGCCGGACGAGATGGCGGGCGGCACGTTCACCATCACCAACACCGGCAGCCGCGGCGCGCTGTTCGACACCCCGATCCTGAACCAGCCGCAGGTCGGCATGCTCGGGACCGGTGCCGTGGTGAAGCGCCCGGTCGTCATCACCCACCCGGAGCTCGGCGAGACGATCGCGATCCGGCAGATGGTGTACCTGGCCCTGACCTACGACCACCGCCTGGTCGACGGCGCCGACGCGGCCCGCTACCTGACGGCGGTCAAGCAGCGCCTCGAAGAGGCCCAGTTCGACGTCTGA
- a CDS encoding TIGR01777 family oxidoreductase: MKYVLAGASGFLGKALTRDLVADGHQVVRLVRRTPTAPDEVRWDPARGDLDPGALGEPDVLVNLAGANIGRPWTPTYRRTIRESRVSTTSTLARVATQLDRRPVVITQSGIGGYGKDLGDQILTEDTPLGDGFLADVVHLWEGALEPAQQAGSRVAALRTGVVLDRKAPAFQLLTLPFRLGLGGRLGPGTQYFPTVSLTDWLRAVRHVAEHDTLTGPINVALPTPPTNAEFTKALATALHRPALLPVPAVLMKTALGEFAWELLGSKRALPTRLQSTNFTFHHPTITPTIQAALT, encoded by the coding sequence ATGAAGTACGTGCTGGCCGGCGCCTCCGGCTTCCTCGGCAAGGCCCTCACCCGCGACCTGGTTGCCGACGGCCACCAGGTCGTCCGGCTGGTACGCCGTACGCCGACCGCGCCGGACGAGGTGCGCTGGGACCCGGCGCGGGGCGATCTGGACCCCGGCGCCCTAGGCGAGCCCGACGTACTCGTGAACCTGGCCGGCGCGAACATCGGCCGCCCGTGGACCCCGACGTACCGCCGTACGATCCGGGAGAGCCGGGTCAGCACGACCTCGACACTCGCCCGCGTGGCGACCCAACTGGACCGGCGCCCGGTCGTGATCACGCAGAGTGGGATCGGCGGCTACGGCAAGGACCTCGGCGACCAGATCCTGACCGAGGACACGCCGCTGGGCGACGGCTTCCTCGCGGACGTCGTACACCTCTGGGAAGGCGCACTCGAACCGGCCCAACAAGCCGGCAGCCGAGTAGCCGCCCTCCGCACCGGCGTGGTCCTCGACCGCAAGGCCCCAGCCTTCCAGCTCCTCACCCTCCCCTTCCGCCTGGGCCTGGGCGGCCGGCTGGGCCCTGGAACGCAGTACTTCCCGACGGTCTCCCTCACCGACTGGCTCCGCGCAGTCCGCCACGTAGCAGAACACGACACCCTCACGGGCCCGATCAACGTCGCACTCCCCACCCCGCCCACCAACGCCGAATTCACCAAGGCCCTGGCAACCGCCCTCCACCGCCCCGCCCTACTCCCCGTCCCCGCCGTCCTCATGAAAACGGCCCTTGGCGAATTCGCCTGGGAACTCCTAGGCAGCAAACGAGCCCTCCCCACCCGCCTCCAATCCACCAACTTCACCTTCCACCACCCCACCATCACCCCCACAATCCAGGCAGCCCTCACCTAA
- the lipB gene encoding lipoyl(octanoyl) transferase LipB has protein sequence MSAIRYVEAGFGDDAVEYGAAWDEQRRLHAEVAAGTGSDTVILLEHPPVYTAGKRTEPQERPFDGTPVVDVDRGGKITWHGPGQLVGYPIVKLASHVYVVDYVRRLEEALIAVCAELGVKTGRVKGRSGVWVAADDRGRERKIAAIGIRVAQGVTMHGFALNCNNDLAWFDRIVPCGISDADVTTLSQELGREVTIAEVLDPVRRHLDRFLAWEEYERSPDIDHHEEPPTAITYGLTV, from the coding sequence GTGAGTGCTATTCGGTATGTGGAGGCTGGGTTCGGGGACGACGCCGTCGAGTACGGGGCTGCTTGGGACGAGCAGCGGCGGTTGCACGCGGAGGTTGCTGCGGGCACCGGGTCCGACACGGTGATCCTGCTCGAGCATCCGCCGGTGTACACGGCCGGCAAGCGGACCGAGCCCCAGGAGCGCCCGTTCGACGGCACGCCGGTGGTGGACGTCGACCGCGGCGGCAAGATCACCTGGCACGGTCCCGGGCAGCTCGTCGGGTACCCGATCGTCAAGCTGGCCTCGCACGTGTACGTCGTCGACTACGTCCGCCGGCTCGAGGAGGCGCTGATCGCGGTCTGCGCCGAGCTCGGTGTGAAGACCGGTCGTGTCAAGGGCCGCAGCGGCGTCTGGGTCGCCGCCGACGACCGCGGGCGGGAGCGGAAGATCGCCGCGATCGGGATCCGGGTCGCCCAGGGCGTGACGATGCACGGGTTCGCACTGAACTGCAACAACGACCTGGCGTGGTTCGACCGAATCGTGCCGTGCGGCATCTCGGACGCCGACGTGACGACGCTGTCGCAGGAGCTCGGCCGCGAGGTCACGATCGCCGAGGTCCTCGACCCGGTACGCCGGCACCTCGACCGGTTCCTCGCCTGGGAAGAGTACGAGCGCAGCCCGGACATCGACCACCACGAGGAACCGCCGACGGCGATCACCTACGGGCTGACGGTCTGA